From the genome of Bombyx mori chromosome 16, ASM3026992v2, one region includes:
- the LOC119629719 gene encoding uncharacterized protein LOC119629719: protein MHSKGIPEAIYTKTEALWQEFVTTSDRNVALELIESLNEARQAKWESTVQDMNFALSSRKAWHLLKRFTSGTAIQKSEPKVCPSKIADRIVKLSKAPSHKKHTREVRKDLESLKTDTAPGPYFSRPVTADEITASIRAIKGNKACGKDKIFPELIKHSGPHTREWLAKFFTNIVDSGKIPLAMKRAKITAILKPAAYDTVWRQGLLYKLLKLIPYIKIYKVIEDALTNRPFRVHLGDKSSLSRVLNNGLPQGSVLTPTLFNVYTHDLPETLSRKFAYADDLALVAQGRSIETTESHLYNDMTTLDDYFIRWRLCPNASRTQVCYFHLNNRQANKKPNVTFRGSTLPFNPCPKYLGVTLDRSLTYSAHLNNVAAKLRTRNNMLKKLTGTTWGMLGSDASWKAMLDL from the exons ATGCATTCCAAGGGGATACCGGAAGCAATATATACCAAAACTGAAGCTCTATGGCAAGAGTTCGTAACCACTAGCGACCGGAATGTTGCTCTCGAACTCATTGAGTCCCTCAATGAAGCACGACAAGCTAAATGGGAAAGCACAGTCCAAGACATGAACTTCGCACTCTCAAGCCGTAAAGCCTGGCACCTACTTAAACGCTTCACTTCTGGAACTGCCATCCAGAAGAGTGAACCAAAAGTATGCCCCAGCAAAATTGCGGATAGGATTGTAAAATTGTCTAAAGCACCCAGCCACAAAAAACACACCCGTGAGGTGCGTAAGGATCTTGAATCTCTTAAGACAGACACTGCTCCAGGCCCCTATTTCAGCCGTCCAGTTACAGCAGACGAGATAACTGCCAGTATCAGAGCTATTAAGGGAAACAAAGCTTGTGGAAAAGACAAAATCTTTCCAGAGCTCATAAAACACAGTGGACCCCACACCCGTGAGTGGCTCGCGAAATTCTTCACGAATATCGTTGACTCTGGAAAAATCCCACTTGCGATGAAACGGGCGAAGATAACGGCAATACTCAAACCTG CTGCTTACGACACAGTGTGGCGCCAGGGACTGCTGTACAAACTACTCAAGCTGATCCCCTATATAAAGATCTACAAAGTTATTGAGGACGCCCTTACTAACAGACCATTCCGTGTCCATCTGGGAGATAAGTCTAGCTTATCGAGGGTCCTGAACAACGGCCTCCCGCAGGGCTCAGTCCTCACACCAACACTCTTCAACGTGTACACCCACGATTTGCCAGAGACGCTCTCCAGGAAATTTGCGTACGCTGACGATCTAGCTCTAGTCGCACAAGGTCGCAGTATAGAGACAACAGAAAGTCACCTTTATAACGACATGACCACGCTTGATGACTACTTCATTCGATGGCGCTTGTGTCCGAATGCCTCCAGGACGCAAGTCTGCTATTTCCACCTAAATAACCGACAGGCTAACAAGAAACCCAACGTCACCTTTAGAGGCTCCACTCTCCCCTTTAACCCCTGTCCCAAATATCTGGGTGTCACCCTAGACCGGTCTCTCACATACAGTGCCCATCTGAACAACGTCGCAGCGAAATTGAGAACCAGGAACAATATGCTAAAAAAGCTGACAGGGACAACGTGGgggatgctcggcagcgacgcgtcctggaaggcaaTGCTCGACCTTTGA
- the LOC101741017 gene encoding N-glycosylase/DNA lyase isoform X2, translated as MSWKKLNCQPHDLQLLATLSGGQSFRWTHNTETDEWTGIFSKTIWKLKQGDNCLLYQVLGSLLNFPENNGSNNKKTNFKKLLENYLRLDYDLKELYKDWSNKDELFKSAGQQFYGVRMLRQEPVENLFSFICSQNNHISRISSMVEKLCTNYGEEICKHENTVHYSFPDIEKLECPKVETQLRNLGFGYRAKFIQKSASQIVEWGGAKWFDGLQNMKYKDAKCELMKLHGIGPKVADCICLMSLNHLEALPVDTHVYQIAAQNYLPHLRGKKNVTEKMYTEIGDHFRTLYGDMAGWAHTILFCSDLKKFQLGDNSQVNECSKPKRKRKK; from the exons atgtctTGGAAGAAATTAAATTGTCAACCACATGATTTACAGTTATTGGCTACGCTTTCGGGTGGTCAAAGTTTCAG ATGGACCCACAACACAGAAACAGATGAATGGACAGGCATATTCTCAAAAACAATTTGGAAACTCAAACAGGGTGACAACTGTTTGTTATACCAAGTACTGGGTAGTTTATTGAACTTTCCAGAAAACAATGgcagtaataacaaaaaaacaaatttcaaaaagTTGTTAGAAAATTACCTGAGGTTAGATTATGATCTCAAAGAATTATATAAAGACTGGTCTAATAAAGATGAGCTATTCAAATCAGCTGGCCAACAGTTCTACGGAGTAAGGATGCTTAGACAAGAACCTGTTGAAAATCTTTTCTCATTTATTTGTAGCCAAAATAATCATATTTCAAG GATATCGAGTATGGTGGAAAAGCTGTGCACAAATTATGGTGAAGAAATCTGTAAGCATGAAAATACTGTGCATTACTCCTTCCCTGATATTGAGAAATTGGAGTGCCCAAAA gTTGAAACACAACTAAGAAACCTAGGGTTTGGATACAGAGCGAAATTCATACAAAAATCAGCATCACAAATAGTTGAATGGGGTGGTGCGAAATGGTTTGATGGTCTTCAAAACATGAAGTACAAAGATGCTAAATGTGAACTCATGAAATTACACGGAATCGGACCTAAA GTCGCGGACTGCATTTGTCTTATGTCACTAAATCATCTCGAAGCACTGCCAGTGGACACGCATGTTTATCAGATAGCAGCCCAGAACTATTTACCACATTTACGAGGAAAGAAGAATGTAACAGAAAAGATGTACACAGAGATCGGAGATCATTTTAGAACGCTCTATGGTGATATGGCTGGGTGGGCTCACACT ATTTTATTCTGCTCAGATTTAAAGAAATTCCAGCTTGGTGATAATTCTCAAGTAAATGAATGTTCAAAAccgaaaagaaaaagaaaaaagtaa
- the LOC101745772 gene encoding phospholipase A2: MAACLYCSFLMIVLYINGVTGSWFADDAAVNIDEDVLDIQSETIARKKFDFIFPGTKWCGKGDIAKNYEDLGSARETDMCCREHDHCTDLILAGETKHGLTNDAFYTRLNCKCDEAFRLCLNKANTKTSRRIGKIYFNALGTKCYRRDYPVVGCNTYGGLFRKKCLEYDYDTRSEQIYQWFDVRNYAN, from the exons ATGGCCGCTTGTTTATATTGTTCCTTTCTAATGATCGTTTTATACATTAACGGAGTGACCGGCAGCTGGTTTGCGGACGACGCTGCTGTTAATATCGATGAAGACGTACTAGATATTCAAAGTGAAACAATAGCAAGGAAGAAGTTCGACTTCATATTTCCTG GTACAAAATGGTGCGGTAAGGGGGACATAGCGAAGAACTACGAGGACCTGGGCTCAGCGCGCGAGACTGACATGTGCTGTCGAGAGCACGACCACTGCACTGACCTCATACTCGCCGGGGAGACCAAGCACGGCCTCACCAACGACGCCTTCTACACCAG GTTGAACTGTAAATGTGACGAGGCATTCCGGCTGTGTCTGAACAAAGCTAACACGAAGACGTCGCGCAGAATCGGCAAGATATACTTCAACGCGCTCGGCACCAAGTGCTACAGACGAGACTACCCTGTCGTAGGCTGCAACACTTACGGAGG ATTGTTCAGAAAGAAATGTTTGGAGTACGATTACGACACGAGGAGCGAACAGATCTACCAGTGGTTCGACGTCAGGAACTACGCCAACTGA
- the LOC101741164 gene encoding phospholipase A2 — MYKVCSLCTFLYFVILMATCRCWVMTDVDGDYLDLEYGIPEEDLQGISNSDLPQRRFSLIFPGTKWCGAGNVADDYEDLGSERETDMCCRDHDNCPDLILAGETKNNLTNSAFYTRLSCECDEGFRKCLHDANSTTAKRIGVIYFNALGTKCYRKDYPIVKCTMRGGWFKRKCLRYDVDMNEDQIYQWFDVSNY; from the exons ATGTATAAAGTCTGTAGTTTATGTACTTTCCTTtactttgtaattttaatgGCTACCTGTAGATGTTGGGTGATGACAGACGTAGATGGTGACTATTTAGACCTTGAATACGGTATACCGGAAGAGGACTTGCAGGGAATAAGCAATTCTGACCTGCCACAGAGGAGATTCAGCCTCATTTTTCctg GTACGAAATGGTGCGGGGCTGGTAACGTGGCAGACGACTACGAAGACCTAGGATCCGAACGGGAGACAGACATGTGCTGCCGGGATCACGACAACTGTCCTGACCTCATACTGGCGGGGGAAACCAAGAATAACCTGACCAATTCAGCTTTCTACACCAG GTTAAGTTGCGAATGCGATGAAGGGTTTCGAAAATGTCTCCACGATGCGAACAGCACCACAGCCAAACGCATCGgagttatttatttcaatgcaCTGGGGACAAAATGCTACAGGAAGGATTATCCGATTGTGAAATGCACAATGCGCGGAGG TTGGTTCAAGAGGAAATGTTTACGATACGACGTCGATATGAATGAGGATCAGATATACCAATGGTTCGACGTGAGTAACTATTGA
- the LOC101745916 gene encoding LOW QUALITY PROTEIN: phospholipase A2 (The sequence of the model RefSeq protein was modified relative to this genomic sequence to represent the inferred CDS: deleted 1 base in 1 codon): MFKMAACFCCFILMITLYINGVTGSWFADDDSAINIDEDVLDIQSESIARKKFDFIFPGTKWCGKGDIAKSYEDLGSARETDMCCREHDHCTDLILAGETKHGLTNDAFYTRLNCKCDEAFRLCLNKANTKTSRRIGKIYFNALGTKCYRQDYPVVGCNTYGGLFRKKCLEYDYDTRSEQIYQWFDVRNYAN, translated from the exons ATGTTCAAAATGGCCgcttgtttttgttgtttcattttaatgatCACATTGTACATTAACGGAGTGACCGGCAGCTGGTTTGCGGAC GACGACTCTGCTATTAATATCGATGAAGACGTACTAGATATTCAAAGTGAATCAATAGCAAGAAAGAAGTTCGACTTCATCTTTCCTG GTACAAAGTGGTGCGGTAAAGGGGACATAGCGAAGAGCTACGAGGACCTGGGCTCAGCGCGCGAGACTGACATGTGCTGTCGGGAGCACGACCACTGCACTGACCTCATACTCGCCGGGGAGACCAAGCACGGCCTCACCAACGACGCCTTCTACACCAG GTTGAACTGTAAATGTGACGAGGCATTCCGGCTGTGTCTGAACAAAGCTAACACGAAGACGTCGCGCAGAATCGGCAAGATATACTTCAACGCGCTCGGCACCAAGTGCTACAGACAAGACTACCCTGTCGTAGGCTGCAACACTTACGGAGG ATTGTTCAGAAAGAAATGTTTGGAGTACGATTACGACACGAGGAGCGAACAGATCTACCAGTGGTTCGACGTCAGGAACTACGCCAACTGA
- the LOC101745622 gene encoding beta-chimaerin encodes MENLKNIWKPELYRIQMEAPVPKRVPCDHCPDRPKFYGKEFHGILGHKEATLLLENEPNGAFLIRKGNPYNDFYTLTWRFNDKVHHYKLYYDGTHYIKDKRYDTIYDLVADGLITCHMEIKAHHILEMINSRANYTDSPYVTLNRRKLNTLSKIQQASNKSSPILNRIESKITEVDSSIKPICELTPTIENNPLVIKYSKSHNFRVHTFKGLNWCEFCANFLWGFTAQGVKCEDCGFIAHSKCSERAPNHCVPDLKKLRGVFGIDLTTLLNAHSSTMPFVVTKCVNEIESRGMDSEGIYRVSGFADEIEALKLAFDRDGEATDLSVYSNINVIAGTLKLYLRLLPVPLITYEVHPKLVMAIQPKTIPQQIMMLRQCLEPLPPAHFNCLQYMMQHLHRVSQQAEVNKMSAHNLSTVFAPTLVATPPAITDLAFEIRALQILIEHCPQIYQDSK; translated from the exons atggaGAACTTGAAAAATATTTGGAAACCAGAGT TGTATCGTATTCAAATGGAAGCTCCTGTACCGAAGCGGGTTCCTTGTGACCATTGTCCGGATAGACCTAAGTTTTACGGGAAAGAATTTCATGGCATTCTAGGACATAAGGAAGCCACACTGTTGTTAGAAAATGAACCGAACGGTGCCTTCTTGATTAGAAAAGGGAATCCCTACAACGACTTTTACACACTGACTTGGAG ATTCAATGACAAAGTTCATCATTATAAACTTTACTATGATGGAACACATTACATAAAAGATAAACGTTATGACACTATATATGACCTTGTTGCGGATGGACTCATTACCTGCCACATGGAGATAAAAGCTCATCATATACTGGAGATGATCAACTCAAGGGCCAATTACACGGACAGCCCGTATGTGACGTTAAATAgaagaaaattaaatacattatctAAAATACaaca AGCTTCGAACAAGTCAAGTCCAATATTAAACAGAATTGAATCGAAAATCACTGAAGTTGATTCATCTATAAAGCCAATCTGCGAACTCACTCCCACTATAGAAAATAATCCATTAGTCATTAAATACTCAAAATCACACAATTTTCGTGTCCACACGTTCAAAGGGCTAAACTGGTGTGAATTCTGCGCCAATTTTCTATGGGGTTTCACTGCACAGGGAGTGAAATGTGAAG ATTGCGGCTTCATAGCTCATTCGAAATGTTCGGAACGCGCTCCTAATCACTGCGTCCCCGATCTAAAGAAGCTACGCGGTGTCTTCGGCATAGATCTGACGACGCTCCTGAATGCGCATTCCAGTACGATGCCGTTCGTTGTGACGAAGTGTGTGAACGAAATAGAATCTAGGGGAATGGACTCTGAAggcatatacagggtgtccggTTTCGCTGACGAAATTGAGGCATTGAAATTGGCCTTTGATCGAg ACGGTGAAGCAACGGATCTCAGCGTGTACAGCAACATAAACGTAATAGCGGGAACTCTGAAACTTTATTTACGGTTATTGCCCGTGCCGTTGATCACATACGAAGTCCACCCCAAGCTCGTAATGGCGATAC aaCCGAAGACTATCCCGCAGCAGATAATGATGCTGAGGCAGTGTCTGGAGCCGCTGCCGCCTGCTCACTTCAACTGTCTTCAGTACATGATGCAGCATTTACACAG GGTGTCCCAACAAGCAGAGGTTAATAAGATGAGCGCTCACAATTTGAGTACCGTTTTCGCGCCAACACTAGTAGCTACTCCGCCCGCCATCACCGACCTAGCCTTCGAGATTCGAGCTCTTCAGATATTGATTGAGCACTGTCCACAAATATACCAAGACTCAAAGTGA